The DNA region TAAAAGTAAAGTCAAACATAGACTAggacttgttaaaaaatgtccatggTTAATGTTCACTGCGGAGTTAGAAGGTATAATCAattgtgagtttttaataaataaagaaaaggcaaaCAAAATGCAGTCAGATATGGACCGTAACAATTTAGCAaggtataaaattaacatttataaaattgatatttaggtaaagtaaaatataactttttttgaTTGCCATAAAGAGATAAAAAgagttataaaataaagaattctgtggtaaattatacgtacattgttaaggattgaaaaacgagtgtataacatagaggaaagtatttttttttcttctttccttatactattattataaaatgcaATTGTAGGAGTGAGATATCAGATGTACTGATTATTTAATGtcagttatattgtattgtatcattacattactcatgtgcaatgcattgtaaacgaacattttattgatgaagaaataaaagtgggtcgatcctacataagacaaaaaaaaagttttattttgatattgatGTACTGTGTTTGAATTGACCTTGATTACTTAATAAAGAAACTCAAACTCAAAtagattttgttttaatcattcAAAACTCTTTTCACAATATTTTCCTAACAATTCTAAGAACTGTATCTAGATTTCTAATGTATCGACTAGTACCATAATTACATAACTCTTTTGACCATGGGATACTGTAATTTTCCTGTAAGGAAATATTGTCATGGAAAGACAACACCGGGTACTGGTTCGATCCACGCTGAGCTCGGATTTTACAGAAAATGTTTTTGTGGTGCTTTTCCATCATCCTTAATAATATAAGGAATTATGTTATGGTTGTTTGAGTATCACATCAGTCAATGGTTGTCTCCACATCAGTCACTTCTGTCTTTAACAAAGAAGTAGTTTCAGTTGAATTATCGGCAGGTTTCGCCCATTCTTGTATCTCAGCACTACCGAAGACCAAAAAATGAAGCAGTCCTACTGTCTGTACGCCGGCTGCAATCCAAAATACGCTTCGCCATTGGATCATCGTGTTCTGAAAAAATAGTACATTTAATCCAGTCAAATCTGTAAAGACTGAGAAGGACATGTTCTTGAAATAACGTGGGACCAAGGGCATTGAATTTCAAAAGTGTTCAATTCAATATTACTGTACTTTGTTATGGTTAATCTTGTTTCTTCTCGCAAATCTAGCTCATATACTTACATCTATTTCTGTTAATGCTCCAACCACTGCTGGGCTAATAAACCCAGTAACACCAGAAAACGTAAATGCAATGCCGATTACTAAAGTTGAATGATTGGGCGCAATATCCAAACCATTTGCACAAAATATGGTGATACAAATTCCATACAATCCAAATGCAATAATCATAAGTATTACTGCAGTCCAAACATAAGAAATGTATCCAATCAGAATGAGAAGAATTGATTGTATGCCAAGAACTGCAGGAATAAAAAAGGTTTATGTTAAAATTACCTACGCCTAGTTTACTGTTTAATTACATTTATGATGGTCATGGAAATGGAATCtggtggtaataataataataataataataccacatttatatagcgcccttttcatgagtaatcatgctcaaaggcgctttacaagcattattaccccagtattttttgggatcaaacacgtatggaaacatactcccataatgcagccggtaaccagcgcaaagttgtgtctagatctaactgggtacccatttatacacctgggtggagagaggcaacgtaagtaaagtatcttgcctacggatacaagcaatgcggcgagagttggattcgaacctaggtctgacgatcggtagtccaacgtccaacacacacAATAGAAGTCTCTATAAACAGCAGGTCCAATGTACACCTAGGTATCACCAGAAATATATGGCATGATCTTGGCGCGCACAAGAAACAGTATGTCTGTTGCTTCAATCAATATAGGTATAGGCCTAACGTGTTCAGCTTAACAAATTACCTAATATATTTTTACTAGCCACCACAAAATAATGCGGTCAAAATGAATACTTACAACCACAAGCAAAGAGTTTTCTTAAATGTGTTTTGCTGATTTCAGTGTTATTAGATAATTTGTCCGCAAGAATTCCTCCAAAAATAGTTGTAAGAAAAAAGGCAATCTGGGCAATACATAACAAGTAACCGCTctacatattaaaaaaaaagaagtgtatttataatatgtaatttataataatgttaatttagACCTCACTGGTTTAGGCGAGGAGAGAAATGttatatcagggaagagtgactTTCCACTTTTACTGGTTTATACTATTTTAAAGAAGATTCGCAATATAGCCCAGGGACTGAACAGACTTACCATTTCAACATCAAACTGTAATATTGTTTCAAAAAAGATAGGAATATCTGAGGTTAGTAGATACACACCGAAATCAAGTCCAATACAATAGATACATATTGCCCAAACTGGTGCCGACATAGCTAGCTCCTTCCAATTTACTATGTGATCCTTTAAGAAAACGTAAAAACTAATTTCATTTAGTTAAAACTGTTTTGAGTGAGAATACTAATAGGATTGTTGTTCAGATGAGTAGTCAAAGTCTGTGTTTATATTCTTTAGACAATTGGAGATCTTGTCCACAGCTCTGACTATAGAAGGGTTAACACCGCATTATTTTGGATGATCTGGACGTATCCAGAATTTTGAAATACTGGAGGTGAGCagcttaaaaaatgtaaatgagtTGGAGCTAATCCAATTTGTAGTTTAGTTTTCTTTCCGACATTTAGATGAAGGGAAGATACTATGAATACTATGAAGTATACAGCCTTACATGActaaatgtacatttttatttcacctttatgttttgtatttctATTGATTGAGATGTTGTTATCGATTCTTTCTCAAATTCAGATATCCATCGATTATTGGTTACGTCACTAGATCCCACAATGCACCAACATAAACACCAGATGATTTCAGCAATACCTGAAAGTaaaatctatttttgttttaatatattgtagaTAGAAACACGTGTGTATGGTTATACAAGTTTCTTTTATTGGTAGGAAAATATACTGAAAAATAgagtttattaataaaattcatcTGTTGAAATAGGTtaccaaatatataaaatgtagatGACCACCCTGCTAGAATCGTCGATGTTATAAGAAATGGAGATACGTAGCTAGATGCAATTGCCCCTATACTGTAGCCTACAAAACATAAGGAAAAACAAAACTGTTAAGAAAACTCACTACTTATAAATACTTAGATCAATACTCAAATCGAtaagtgaaaataaaaatagcaGATAAGTAATAAGTACTATATTCGTCTCTGTCTCGATCCAAAGGAGAAAGGAATTGCCTATCTTGTATTACATGAAAATAAGTGGAAATGTTCCACCAGGTATCCGTAGACCTAAATGTGTCCTCGTCCTATCGCGTCTAGTACCCCTCTcacaattatttgtatatatacaaaTGTTATGTTAAAGTTTTAGAAATGCCATGTGTTAAAATTGCTCACCAGAAACTGTAATTGACACAAATGTGCTACGTTCACTTAATTTCGACCATTTTCCAATGATATCAATTATTGCAACATATACTACGCCCTGTTCACCGACAGAGAAACAATGATTCATtatgattaaataaattaagaCATTGTGTAGCCGATATTATTAACTTTCCTTcatagtccggtggcaggagggggaaTCACCatccgaaaggggacaaattgctatccaacttttctagaccagaattttccgtagattatgaatctggaaggtaatcgatcggGATAGGAGGCTTTTTCGAGATAAAAGGGGgtcaaaattcaaaattgaccaattacaacaatgtattatgtatatgtattataacaaatttattgaaccACAATTTgatcttttattacatttttatgaataTAGGTGTCTATTTAATTACCttataaaaaaaatccttttAGATTAAGGGTCAAAtatcaatattgaccaatcagagaACAGGCCTatataaccaaataaaaactaatatttaacaaaaatttgATGTTTTCTCATctgttaatcaatcatacgcaagatctaatacatcatttcatcagttgacataaggtcaatttcatcagttgacataagctcaaaggtcaacattttaatatagaCTAGTCCAGATTTGATAAAAATGAAATGCTGTAGGCATTTCGTGTTAAAAGTGAATAAACATGGGTTTTAGCGTAATTTTGGGGTGCTGAATTCAAATCTGCTGTTTACCCGGCCcaatttttagatcttcacccctaaaatgtgaaaaacaaaatggccgccatttcaaacttattttggcttataactatGCGTATACGGTATTAGTTACCAAATAAATGCAAATTTTTCCAACCTATGATATCGATCATATTATTTGATCAGTAAAgttgttatttcattataattttgattgTAATTATAACActgtaattaatcaaatcagacttcAATCAGGATAGAAAGCGTTTttgagatataaggggtcaaagtttaaaattgaccaattataacaatttattatatatatctgGATCTGGTAGCTACTGTGCAAACGCCATCATATAGGCTATCTCGTACAGGtagtatatgtattataaccaatCTATTGAAGTTTaatttggtcttttaatacattttataaaacaaatactttgcaattaaaggtcaaatgtcaatattgactaatcacaaaatttgcctataaaaccaaataaaaacttttgagacgaaatgttatgttttatcattcACATCAATCAATCATACACGATCAAAAAAgcacatttattattacaacagtaggtcaaaggtcaacattttgaCAAGTGATATACTAATTAATGCAAACTTATTCAAACTATGAGATCGATGGTCATAAATGTAAACACGTTATTTGATCAGTTATggtatttttgatattttttctagttcacattatttttaatgtattaatactgtaaaataaataataacattaatgttatgactgttaaaatgttatgatgttaaaatgttacACTGACCTTTAATAATTTGCCACTAcacagtatatataatattcgTTTTTGGACAATAAATTACTATTTATCAGAATCAGAGAGAATATCAATTCATCTACATGATAGGGCATAGGCAGATCTAGTTGGCCCAGACCACCCCATCACCCACCTTTAATTTCGACAATGCAAAAGTAGGTTAAATTCACCAATTCAATTCACAATTTCTAGGACTCCATTCACTGATCCCCATCTATTTCTATTCAATAATCTTGGATTCGTCACTATGTGTTTGTCTTTTCATTGTCAAGTTCtgcaaatactgtatgtttcaaATGTTTCAATGATTACCTTTCATTGGAGACCCCCAGGATTTCTTTCCCTTTTaagagaataataataatattaagagaATATTGCCTGTTTCCTTAGTTGACGACACATTTATTAAGATTTATAATGTGGTCAATAATGCTTTCGATTTTTACTTTTTTGGCTAATAAAAACTGGAATGCACAACTCACTACACATATGTCTACGGACAATTTTTATATGAGTCTCGGTATGGTTGCTAGCCACAGATAGTTTTCCTGTGCATAGTGTAGTGCAAATGAAAACCTGTTTTTAATAAGGTCTTTCCCAAGTTTGCATATATACTGTTCAAAGTTAGCAGTATGATGCCAGGAGGAAATAGCGCATCTGATTCTCTTCTTTATGCGTCTATCTAACGAACGTAAGATATTTTCCTTTCAATTTAAGCTTAttcataataaaaacattacataGTATTTGAAAACAATAGACTATAAGATAAAATGAATGGGACATCAAAAGAGGGTCGGAGACTATTAGAACCAAGTAAATGTCAACTAatattaaacaaggccaacagccataagtcgcgtgctctcagaaaaaaatgaactttcaaaaagtaatgtacatcaaaacagttcaaaaaatacagaaaagcgataaaacgcatagtgataccggaccgacagacagaccgacagaccgaccgacatagtgaactattgagtcgcgtccacgcgactaaaaagcaATGCTTGGAATGATTGTGTTCACTGTAAATGATTATGTATCTTCCTTTTTTCGAAAGAGAAATCAGAAGTCAATCCTGGTGGTCAAATCCTGGAGGTCACATATAGAgataattaaaactgttttgAAGAACTAGACCAAAATCTTCACAGAATAGAGTCTGGAAGTTGTGAAACCTGTGCGTTTAAAGAAAAAGTCAGAGTTAATCATCTCTTTTAGGATCATTTTAATGATTGATAGCAATGAAAGAATATGCCCGGCTAGTGTTTGGATAGTCCAAAGATTTGTTAGACGCTTTATCCACCAAAGTTCTAAACATAAAGAAGCAGAACAAATCAGATAGTTTATTGCCTCAAAATGAATATTGCAGGCCTGCAACCATTTTCTAACCAATCTTTGCAAAATGAACTTTTAAAAGTTGTgctttaaccatttattttagtCAAGGTCAGCGCAACATTTTAAgtttgatttgattaattacagtattataattatattgattacataatgaaataacataactttactgatcaaataatttgattacttgtaaaaccatcgatatcatagtttggacaactttgcatttattttgaccttatgtcaactgatgaaatgatgtattcgctCTTTTACATTGCGTATGAATGATTAACAAGATGAAAAACATCAAATGTttgttaaatattagtttttatttggttttgtaGGTACGTTCTATGATTGGTAAATactgacatttgacccttaatcaaaaggatttattttcataaggtgattgaatagacacctataatcataaaaatgtaataaaataccAAATTGGTattcctgccaccggactatcAATTATACATCCTGTGAACAGTTATACCTTTCAAAACAGAATAATGAGTGAAACATGTACCGTATACCTGTCCAAATCCATCGATTATTCTACTACTTATCAAAAGGCCAATTCCACATCTTGCAGCAAATGGCGACAACAGTGTTATCAGAGAAGATATTGCCACGCCAGATAATATAACAGGGAAGCCGCCGTATTTACCAACTAGCCATCCGCCAACCATAGGTGTAACAAAGTACCCGTAGTAAAATGCCCCTAAGATGTCTTGTTGCGTTTTCATGTTCCAGTCAAATGAGTTCTTCTGAAATATATAATCAAATACACCACTTGCTGATTAGGtatagtttatatttatataaaaataacgccTAGGCCGATCATGTTCCAAAAAAAATTAAGCAAACAAATCGACATTATGTCAGGACCGTGACTCGTTTAATAACTGACAACTAACTTTTTGTACGTGTGGCGTACCATAGATAGGATGACAATACTCCAGTTTGTGCGATTGATGTAGTTTAAAGTATTTGCAGCACAGCACATAGCCACAATGACATATCGAATATAAAATCGAGGCGGCCGTAAATCTGAAAAAAACGATAACACACAAAATTTCAGTCTACCGTACTTGCTAAGTTAGTACACATAAGGGTAAGGCCTAATGTCGATTTGAAATGTAGTTACAGTCACATAGGCATGTAGGCCACATATTTACTCAGTTCCTGTGTTATTGTTCCAGataggtttttaaaaataagtcTGGAATCACGTTAAACTCGATTAGGCCTATTAGCTACCAGGAAAGAATTATTACTTACCTGAccaatcaattaaaatattggCCTATTACGGCGGGTTAGTGATTACACTCAGTTAGCATAATTGTCACGGGTATGTATCATTACATAAAGAATAACATGGCTTACCTTTTTGTAAAATTGGTTCTGCTTCCTCTTTGTGTTTTTGTGTCATATTATTACCGGTAGCTTCCCAAATTTGTATGGTTTTATTTGAGTCTCCCTGTAGTCAAGCAACCAGCCATATATGAAGAATGAGACTTTCGAAGTCTTATATACGGTTGTACATATGGTAATACCATATACTAATTAGACTGGAATAACTCACTGCGAGACATTGCGATGATTCGTATTGTTAAAAATGCCGAATACTTTAATTCGAATCGCTTTTTTTCTAAACTAATGCATGCCCTGATTCTGACTTTTATGGATATCCTAGCTATGAATTCTGAATAATAATCACAAGGCCGAGGGGTTAAGCCTTTGAttgtttcattttgaaaaggtGAGTTTATGTGAAACTGGTCTGAGAGGCCAATAGTTTAATACCACTATTAATACCACTTTCTATTTTGTAGAATTGTCGCACAACCCAATTTGACAGCTAATACGAAAGATAATTTTTTATGATAGTTGCAATGCATAAATAACTCTGTAATAATAGACCAACTAACTAAagaatttaatacattttttttgtataaagttaattgaaatatggtaaaataaataaatatactatcTATCGCATTGACGATGATGAACATTTCTCGCTGCCACCaccaatatatattattatgcctATACCAGCACTTTCAAAATGCAACCTGGCCGCCTTATACAGATCTAGATACAAAGTAACAGACCTGTTATTAGAAACAAATTAAcgtcatttttatattatataagtgTGGATAGGAGTCATTGATTTCAGAATGGAGCTATAATTTATAGCTCCATGTTGTAAGCTCCATAATTCGTTGGTTTACTTCTTTATGGAgctataacattaacaattagAGAGTCCACATCCCTGTTGCTGTTGAGGATTCCTCATCTAGACAAGATTGGACAGTTTTTTCCAAGCAAACTCCAAGTTTATCACCAATTTGATTTGACACTCCATGGTCCATGTGGCATTCTTTGTTATTATCGTTTTCGTGGCTACCAAGGTTGTTCCCAGTGTGTAGGCTATAGCGAGTTTGTAGCCTATAAATTTACGTGCTTTTCTTTATTCCACCCGTAGTTATGTATGTTATAATTAAGTATCATATTTTGCCCATAATGTCTGTTATCTATTCATAATAGTTTACTAGGAAATTATAATTCTTGTAATGAAATTGTCATCGGAGTTATTACCAACATAagaaataatattcattttgatcACTGATATTCATTCCTTCTAATTTTTGTCATTGTTAATTGTAGATTATAGCC from Antedon mediterranea chromosome 2, ecAntMedi1.1, whole genome shotgun sequence includes:
- the LOC140039249 gene encoding sialin-like, whose translation is MTQKHKEEAEPILQKDLRPPRFYIRYVIVAMCCAANTLNYINRTNWSIVILSMKNSFDWNMKTQQDILGAFYYGYFVTPMVGGWLVGKYGGFPVILSGVAISSLITLLSPFAARCGIGLLISSRIIDGFGQDHIVNWKELAMSAPVWAICIYCIGLDFGVYLLTSDIPIFFETILQFDVEMSGYLLCIAQIAFFLTTIFGGILADKLSNNTEISKTHLRKLFACGFLGIQSILLILIGYISYVWTAVILMIIAFGLYGICITIFCANGLDIAPNHSTLVIGIAFTFSGVTGFISPAVVGALTEIDNTMIQWRSVFWIAAGVQTVGLLHFLVFGSAEIQEWAKPADNSTETTSLLKTEVTDVETTID